Proteins from one Coregonus clupeaformis isolate EN_2021a chromosome 29, ASM2061545v1, whole genome shotgun sequence genomic window:
- the LOC121544294 gene encoding myc target protein 1 homolog isoform X2 produces MLVGLLIGALIYILLTWLLRRRASARITRRPKQQHRSATSQHSHNFMASRLGLYRNPVFDRRSDNSLGGGGILSLYRQPSVEPVGPLGKKPSSGASTFRPVPKGSRLGQGDGAEGDINNQDTLPLHDTTATNSSAADSASLMPAQPQRNSFWLGNSSLKGFLPTQTPPPTYDSVIHAFQEACT; encoded by the coding sequence ATGCTGGTGGGCCTCCTGATTGGAGCTCTGATCTACATCCTCCTTACATGGCTGTTGAGACGCAGAGCCTCCGCCCGGATTACCAGGCGCCCCAAACAGCAGCACCGCTCAGCCACCTCCCAGCACTCACACAACTTCATGGCCAGCCGCCTGGGCCTCTACCGGAACCCAGTGTTCGACCGGCGCAGCGACAACAGCCTAGGAGGAGGAGGTATTCTAAGTCTCTATAGACAGCCATCGGTGGAGCCGGTTGGGCCACTGGGGAAGAAGCCCAGCTCTGGAGCATCCACATTCCGACCAGTGCCCAAAGGCAGCAGGTTGGGTCAGGGTGACGGGGCAGAGGGTGACATTAACAACCAGGATACCTTGCCCCTTCATGACACTACTGCCACCAATTCATCAGCAGCAGATTCTGCCTCCCTCATGCCAGCTCAACCCCAACGGAACTCTTTCTGGTTGGGTAACAGCAGTCTTAAAGGATTCCTGCCCACACAGACTCCTCCTCCCACATATGACAGTGTCATCCATGCCTTTCAAGAGGCATGCACCTGA
- the LOC121544294 gene encoding myc target protein 1 homolog isoform X1 has protein sequence MAFNETNQFLDILQSFNIDNLVLAFCLSMLVGLLIGALIYILLTWLLRRRASARITRRPKQQHRSATSQHSHNFMASRLGLYRNPVFDRRSDNSLGGGGILSLYRQPSVEPVGPLGKKPSSGASTFRPVPKGSRLGQGDGAEGDINNQDTLPLHDTTATNSSAADSASLMPAQPQRNSFWLGNSSLKGFLPTQTPPPTYDSVIHAFQEACT, from the exons ATGGCATTCAATGAGACAAATCAATTTCTGGATATACTACAATCATTTAACATTG ATAACCTAGTCCTAGCCTTCTGTCTGTCCATGCTGGTGGGCCTCCTGATTGGAGCTCTGATCTACATCCTCCTTACATGGCTGTTGAGACGCAGAGCCTCCGCCCGGATTACCAGGCGCCCCAAACAGCAGCACCGCTCAGCCACCTCCCAGCACTCACACAACTTCATGGCCAGCCGCCTGGGCCTCTACCGGAACCCAGTGTTCGACCGGCGCAGCGACAACAGCCTAGGAGGAGGAGGTATTCTAAGTCTCTATAGACAGCCATCGGTGGAGCCGGTTGGGCCACTGGGGAAGAAGCCCAGCTCTGGAGCATCCACATTCCGACCAGTGCCCAAAGGCAGCAGGTTGGGTCAGGGTGACGGGGCAGAGGGTGACATTAACAACCAGGATACCTTGCCCCTTCATGACACTACTGCCACCAATTCATCAGCAGCAGATTCTGCCTCCCTCATGCCAGCTCAACCCCAACGGAACTCTTTCTGGTTGGGTAACAGCAGTCTTAAAGGATTCCTGCCCACACAGACTCCTCCTCCCACATATGACAGTGTCATCCATGCCTTTCAAGAGGCATGCACCTGA